DNA from Sulfitobacter albidus:
TGCGGTGACCCGCGCGGGCCAATTGATGGGCTGCTGTTCGCTGCAGGAAGAGCTTGGCTATTGGCTGGGCAAATCGTTCTGGGGTCAGGGATTTGCCACCGAAGCGGCCCGCGCCGTTTTGGCCGAGCATTTTGCGCTAAGCGACACTTCGGTGATCTCCGGCTATCTGTTGGGCAATGCAGGCTCCGCCGGTGTGCTGGGAAAGCTCGGATTCACGCGCGGCAAGCTAAAGATCCGCGACAGCGCCGCGCGGGGGCATCCTGTCGAGATCCAGGAAATGACGCTTGACGCTGCCGACTGGCGGGCCGCTGCATGAGCATCGCGATCCTGCCCCTTGCGGTGTTTGCCGCCAGCCAGGTCGGCACGCCAGGGCCCGCGAATATGGCGCTGCTGGCGACCGGCGCGCGCTTTGGCTTTCGTGCGGCGCTGCCGTTTGTGGCGGGGGTGGCTCTGGGCAAGCAGCTGATCATCTGGCCCATCGGATTTGGCCTGATGCAGCTCGCCGAGGCCGCGCCGGGCGTGTTCACCGCGCTCAAATACGCGTCCGCCGCCTATATCATCTGGCTGGCGTGGAAGGTCGCGAACCTGCGCCTTGGGCCGGGGCAGGCGGGCGCAAAGGCGCCGGGGTTTCTTGCCGGGCTGATCGTGCATCCGCTCAACCCCAAGGCCTGGGCGATGATCGTCGGCAGTTTCACTGCCTTTGTCGGCCCGGATGTCCCGACGCTGACGGCGACGGCCACCGTTGCCGCCGTTCTGCTTACCTGTCAGGCGGTCATGCACCCGCTTTGGGCGCTTGGTGGAGAGGCCATCGCCCGCACCGTTGCGGGCACACGGGCCGAGCCTTACCTCATGTGGACGCTCGCCGCGCTGACCGTGGCGTCCGTCCTTTTCGTCCTTTTTGCCAACGGAGGGTGAGATGACCACCTTGACCGCCCAAGCGACCCTTCACACGCCGCGCTTCATCCTGCGCCCGGTCGCGCGCACCGATCTGGGCCGGATCGAGCATTACGCCGCCGACCCGCGCCTTGCGCAGAACACCCCGCGCATCCCGCATCCGCTGCCACCCGGACTGATCGCCGCCTTTATCGAGCGCGCGCTGAGCGACGACCGGGTCGAGGACGTCTGGGTCATGGACGGCGGTGCGCAGGACGGC
Protein-coding regions in this window:
- a CDS encoding GNAT family N-acetyltransferase, which codes for MPHTLTTDRLALRPFRVEDADTVVRLIADWDVLRWITRAPYPYTRDDAMAFILRHAALTAPVYAVTRAGQLMGCCSLQEELGYWLGKSFWGQGFATEAARAVLAEHFALSDTSVISGYLLGNAGSAGVLGKLGFTRGKLKIRDSAARGHPVEIQEMTLDAADWRAAA
- a CDS encoding LysE family translocator; the protein is MSIAILPLAVFAASQVGTPGPANMALLATGARFGFRAALPFVAGVALGKQLIIWPIGFGLMQLAEAAPGVFTALKYASAAYIIWLAWKVANLRLGPGQAGAKAPGFLAGLIVHPLNPKAWAMIVGSFTAFVGPDVPTLTATATVAAVLLTCQAVMHPLWALGGEAIARTVAGTRAEPYLMWTLAALTVASVLFVLFANGG